One Phaseolus vulgaris cultivar G19833 chromosome 11, P. vulgaris v2.0, whole genome shotgun sequence genomic window carries:
- the LOC137829749 gene encoding rho GTPase-activating protein 5-like, with translation MTEVLHFSSSSSPTASSSDGILIVSAEQEPAPPSSAVAEGFATVTDCDARGVTDRTQQELSLLAILVTLLRKSLIACKSEGRGELCAMEIGWPTNVRHVAHVTFDRFNGFLGLPREFEPEVSTRSPSASATVFGVSTESMQLSYDTRGNSVPTILLLMQRHLYALGGLQAEGIFRINADNTQEENVRNQLNRGLVPEDVDIHCLAGLIKAWFRELPTGVLDSLSPEHVMQCQTEDDCAELVRQLPQTEASLLDWAINLMADVVQEERLNKMNARNIAMVFAPNMTHMADPLIALMYAVQVMNFLKTLVLRTLRERKDCVVESSPGFCLEPSDENGDHSLLESCQQDDVSTESEGSGETFVSEKTVLECSPDSLQNNYSTEGECGSLIGSSENLDFEEELHCEFPTKGNIGKSKSGQSSNSSAKKGSKKTRGLQPVIHATVAAEKKGISNLSRIDSRSERIEAWR, from the exons ATGACCGAGGTGCTTCatttctcttcttcttcgtcgCCAACCGCTTCTTCCTCTGACGGCATTCTGATTGTCTCCGCCGAGCAAGAACCGGCGCCACCCTCATCTGCGGTGGCGGAGGGGTTTGCTACGGTCACCGACTGTGACGCGCGCGGGGTCACAGACAGGACGCAACAGGAGCTGTCGCTGCTGGCCATTCTTGTGACCCTTTTGAGGAAATCTTTGATTGCTTGCAAGAGTGAGGGGAGAGGTGAACTCTGCGCCATGGAGATTGGCTGGCCCACTAACGTGCGCCACGTTGCGCATGTCACCTTCGACAGGTTCAATGGCTTCTTGGGCTTGCCACGTGAGTTCGAACCAGAAGTCTCCACAAGGTCTCCCAGTGCTAG TGCAACTGTTTTTGGAGTTTCAACAGAATCCATGCAGTTATCATATGACACCAGAGGGAACAGTGTTCCAACCATACTTTTACTAATGCAAAGGCACTTGTATGCTCTCGGAGGGTTGCAG GCAGAGGGAATTTTCAGAATTAATGCAGACAATACTCAAGAGGAGAATGTTAGGAATCAATTAAACAGGGGATTGGTCCCAGAAGATGTTGATATACATTGTTTAGCTGGACTAATTAAG GCTTGGTTTAGGGAGCTTCCTACTGGTGTTCTGGATTCTTTGTCACCAGAGCATGTAATGCAATGCCAGACTGAAGATGATTGTGCTGAACTAGTGAGGCAGCTACCTCAAACCGAAGCTTCCCTCTTGGACTGGGCTATCAATCTGATGGCTGATGTTGTCCAAGAGGAACGCCTTAATAAGATGAATGCACGCAACATCGCCATGGTTTTTGCCCCAAACATGACTCAT ATGGCAGACCCTTTGATTGCATTGATGTATGCAGTTCAAGTTATGAACTTCCTGAAAACACTTGTGTTAAGGACACTACGAGAAAGAAAGGATTGTGTGGTAGAATCGTCTCCTGGGTTTTGTCTAGAGCCTTCTGATGAGAATGGGGATCACAGTCTTTTGGAGTCCTGTCAACAAGATGATGTTTCCACTGAAAGTGAAGGATCTGGGGAAACCTTTGTTTCTGAGAAAACTGTGTTAGAATGTTCCCCTGATTCTCTCCAAAACAATTATTCAACTGAAGGAGAATGTGGCAGTTTGATAGGCTCTTCTGAGAATCTGGATTTTGAGGAGGAATTACATTGTGAGTTTCCAACCAAAGGAAACATTGGGAAGAGTAAGAGTGGACAATCAAGTAATTCCAGTGCTAAAAAGGGGTCCAAGAAAACCAGAGGCCTGCAACCTGTGATCCATGCAACAGTGGCTGCTGAGAAAAAGGGCATCAGCAATCTGAGCCGCATAGATTCAAGATCAGAGAGAATAGAAGCCTGGCGGTGA